A section of the candidate division KSB1 bacterium genome encodes:
- a CDS encoding histone deacetylase — MSFIYSNRYYADIGFHVFPILKYQQVFEKLIEEAGLNDSDFLEPASATDAELLLIHTPEYLQDLADCAWTERTSTSELPISKEIIDLFKLAAGGTILACREALKKSWAVHLSGGFHHAFADKAEGFCYVNDLAVAAKAIQKEGLLEKVAIIDCDLHQGNGTALIFQCDQSVFTFSIHQRDLYPVKQKSDLDIHLPIGTTDAEYLRHLQSSIPGILDEFNPDLVLYQAGADPYKNDQLGNLSLTISGLKQRDQFLFEECKGRNIPLAVTLGGGYAVNTEDTVQIHFNTCKRALEIFK; from the coding sequence ATGTCATTTATTTATTCGAATCGATATTACGCCGACATCGGATTTCACGTCTTCCCGATACTAAAATATCAACAGGTGTTCGAGAAATTAATCGAGGAAGCCGGTCTAAATGATTCGGATTTTCTCGAGCCTGCCTCAGCGACCGATGCGGAGCTGCTTCTGATTCATACTCCTGAGTATTTGCAAGATCTTGCCGATTGCGCCTGGACGGAACGCACGTCTACCTCCGAGTTACCAATCTCAAAAGAAATCATCGATTTGTTTAAATTGGCGGCCGGCGGTACTATTTTAGCCTGCCGGGAAGCGCTTAAAAAGAGCTGGGCCGTTCATTTAAGCGGCGGTTTTCACCATGCATTTGCAGATAAAGCTGAAGGGTTTTGTTATGTGAACGATTTAGCTGTTGCAGCTAAGGCGATTCAAAAAGAAGGGCTTCTAGAAAAAGTTGCAATAATCGATTGTGATTTGCACCAGGGTAATGGCACAGCACTGATTTTTCAATGTGATCAAAGTGTTTTCACTTTTTCGATCCATCAACGGGATTTGTACCCGGTTAAACAAAAGAGTGACTTGGATATTCATTTACCAATAGGCACAACCGATGCAGAATACCTGCGGCATTTACAAAGTTCGATTCCCGGCATTTTAGATGAGTTTAATCCGGATTTGGTTTTATATCAAGCAGGTGCAGACCCATATAAAAATGACCAGCTTGGCAATTTATCCCTCACAATTTCCGGATTAAAACAGCGGGATCAATTTCTTTTTGAAGAATGTAAAGGCCGGAACATTCCGCTAGCTGTCACGTTAGGAGGTGGATATGCAGTTAACACTGAAGATACGGTACAAATTCATTTTAATACGTGCAAGAGAGCGTTAGAAATATTTAAATAG